The following coding sequences lie in one Opisthocomus hoazin isolate bOpiHoa1 chromosome 7, bOpiHoa1.hap1, whole genome shotgun sequence genomic window:
- the MYOD1 gene encoding myoblast determination protein 1, giving the protein MDLLGPMEMTEGSLCSFAAADDFYDDPCFNTSDMHFFEDLDPRLVHVGGLLKPEEHPHHHGHHHGHPHEEEHVRAPSGHHQAGRCLLWACKACKRKTTNADRRKAATMRERRRLSKVNEAFETLKRCTSTNPNQRLPKVEILRNAIRYIESLQALLREQEDAYYPVLEHYSGESDASSPRSNCSDGMMEYSGPPCSSHRRNSYDSSYYTESPNDPKHGKSSVVSSLDCLSSIVERISTDNSTCPVLPPVETVAEGSPCSPPEGVSLNDNGAQIPSPTNCAPLPQDNSSSSSNPIYQVL; this is encoded by the exons atGGACTTACTGGGCCCCATGGAGATGACGGagggctccctctgctcctttgcGGCCGCCGACGACTTCTACGATGACCCGTGCTTCAACACGTCGGACATGCACTTCTTCGAGGACCTGGACCCTCGGCTGGTGCATGTCGGGGGCCTGCTGAAGCCCGAGGAGCACCCGCACCACCATGGGCACCACCACGGGCACCCGCATGAGGAGGAGCACGTCCGGGCGCCTAGCGGGCACCACCAGGCCGGTCGCTGCCTGCTGTGGGCCTGCAAGGCTTGCAAGAGGAAGACCACCAACGCCGACCGCCGTAAGGCCGCCACCAtgagggagcggcggcggctcAGCAAGGTCAACGAGGCCTTCGAGACCCTCAAGCGCTGCACCTCCACCAATCCCAACCAGCGCCTGCCCAAGGTGGAGATCCTGCGCAACGCCATCCGCTACATCGAGAGCCTGCAGGCGCTGCTGCGGGAGCAGGAGGACGCTTACTACCCCGTGCTGGAGCACTACAGTGGGGAGTCAGATGCCTCCAGCCCCCGCTCCAACTGCTCCGATGGCATG ATGGAGTACAGCGGGCCTCCTTGCAGCTCTCACAGAAGAAACAGCTACGACAGCAGCTACTACACCGAATCACCAAATG ATCCAAAGCATGGGAAGAGTTCTGTTGTTTCCAGCCTCGATTGCCTCTCGAGCATTGTAGAGAGGATTTCCACAGATAACTCCACATGTCCTGTACTGCCACCAGTGGAAACTGTTGCTGAAGGGAGTCCTTGTTCCCCTCCAGAAGGAGTGAGTCTGAATGACAACGGAGCCCAAATTCCTTCCCCCACCAACTGCGCCCCACTTCCCCAggataacagcagcagcagcagcaaccctATCTACCAAGTGCTATGA